One genomic region from Manis pentadactyla isolate mManPen7 chromosome 12, mManPen7.hap1, whole genome shotgun sequence encodes:
- the LOC118908572 gene encoding ral-GDS-related protein-like, with protein MASSSNRGHDEGPEEEQKIPRTGQARRLAWEPEHVPSVIDASQPSSTLEGQVLHHLVQEEHLGPTVAELEDPRQRRLAPETQGGPASWLEPVQELLQTPVQELRPVSPASAPAEPENIPAEASVPRQGPKLESQEPSGLMVPGLAEPEPCPDPMSPWDIPGVVSAPVPGSELEPHEPLGLGPMAPAGMAPGLAEPEADPEPTSACVAITPDVPRTEERTILQFPAHLVAEQLTLMCAELYSRIEYVQCKAYLESQPLMEGTELLAPNVQMVIRQFDAMVSLVISSCLGTVTMTAQDRAQVVQFWIRVAEECLALKNFAALRAILLALQSRPIGRLESTWGRVSWKSSRTYKKLKKRDEEANREWLLKEARAIVKQKRWAPRGCQYRKKQGMVPFLGLFLRDVPIDQLPENNDVTVILHEMMIYKYVARLYDLEPEERFVSFAQAVEPRDEEER; from the exons ATGGCCTCTTCAAGCAACAGGGGGCATGACgaggggccagaggaggaacAGAAAAT ccccaggacggGACAGGCTAGAcgccttgcctgggagcccgagcatgtgcccagcgTCATCGATGCCAGCCAGCCTTCATCCACCCTGgagggccaagtcctccaccacttggtccaggaggagcacctggggcccacggtggcagagctggaag acccacggcagaggcggctggctccagagacacagggagggccGGCTTCATGGCTAGAGCCTGTCCAGGAGCTCCTTCAGACCCCTGTGCAGGAGCTACGGCCAgtgtcacctgcttcagcccctgcagagccggagaaCATCCCAGCAGAGGCCTCAGTTCCGAGGCAAGGCCCCAAGCTGGAGTCCCAGGAGCCCTCAGGCCTAATGGTACCAGGCCTTGCAGAGCCAGAGCCATGTCCAGACCCCatgagcccctgggacatcccaggagtggtctcagcCCCAGTGCCAGGctctgagctggagccccatgaacCCTTGGGCTTGGGTCCCATGGCACCTGCAGGAATGGCACCGGGCctggcagagccagaggcagACCCGGAGCCCACCAGCGCCTGTGTCGCGATCACCCCGGATGTGCCGAGGACGGAGGAGCGGACCATCCTGCAGTTCCCCGCCCacctggtggccgagcagctgaccctgatgTGTGCG GAGCTGTACAGCAGGATTGAATATGTCCAATGCAAGGCCTACTTAGAGAGCCAGCCACTGATGGAAGGCACTGAGCTCCTGGCCCCCAACGTGCAAATGGTCATCAGGCAATTCGATGCCATGGTTAGCTTGGTCATCTCCTCCTGCCTCGGGACCGTGACCAtgacggcccaggacagggcccaagTGGTGCAGTTCTGGATTCGGGTGGCTGAG gagtgtctGGCCCTCAAGAATTTCGCTGCCCTCCGTGCCATTCTCTTGGCCCTGCAGAGCCGTCCCATAGGTCGTCTGGAGAGCACCTGGGGACgtgtttcctg gaAGAGCTCCCGGACctacaaaaaacttaaaaagagggatgaggaggctaACAGAGAGTGGCTTCTCAAG GAGGCGAGGGCCATCGTGAAGCAAAAGCGGTGGGCCCCCAGGGGATGCCAGTATAGGAAGAAGCAG ggcatggtccCATTCCTTGGATTGTTTCTACGAGACGTGCCCATAGACCAACTCCCGGAAAATAACGAT gtcactGTCATCCTACATGAGATGATGATATATAAGTACGTGGCCAGGCTGTATGACCTGGAGCCTGAGGAGCGCTTCGTATCCTTTGCCCAGGCCGTGGAGCCCCGGGATGAGGAGGAGAGGTGA